Proteins encoded by one window of Myripristis murdjan chromosome 1, fMyrMur1.1, whole genome shotgun sequence:
- the gpm6ab gene encoding glycoprotein M6Ab produces MEENMDESQSQKGCKECCERCVGSLPWASLIATVLLYMGVALYCGCGHEALSGTIIILQNYFELIRAPGEVLDIFTIIDILKYIIYGLAAGFFVFGVLLLVEGFFTTGAIRDLYGEFKITACGRCLTAFLMFLAYLFFLVWLGVTAFTSLPVFMYFNIWSMCQNTSLVEGANLCLDLRQFGVVTISEERKVCTGSEKFFKMCESNELDLTFHLFVCALAGAGAAVIAMVHFLMALAANWGYLKDASRMQKYEDIKSKEEQELHDIHSTRSKERLNAYT; encoded by the exons GCTGTAAGGAGTGTTGTGAGCGATGTGTGGGCAGTCTGCCATGGGCTTCTCTCATTGCCACTGTTCTCCTGTACATGGGAGTAGCCTTATACTGTGGATGTGGCCACGAGGCTTTGAGTGGAACCATCATTATCCTCCAGAATTACTTTGAACTCATCAGAGCTCCTGGAGAAGTACTGGACATTTTCACCAT CATTGATATCCTGAAATACATCATCTATGGGCTGGCAGCTGGATTCTTTGTGTTTGGTGTGCTGTTGTTGGTGGAGGGTTTTTTCACCACTGGAGCCATAAGGGATCTCTATGGAGAGTTCAAGATTACTGCCTGTGGACGCTGTCTTACTGCATTT TTGATGTTCCTGGCCTATCTGTTTTTCCTGGTGTGGCTTGGAGTGACAGCATTCACCAGCCTGCCCGTTTTCATGTACTTCAATATCTGGTCCATGTGCCAGAATACCAGCTTGGTGGAGGGAGCTAACCTTTGTCTGGACTTGCGCCAATTTG GAGTAGTGACCATTTCTGAGGAGAGGAAAGTGTGCACTGGATCTGAGAAGTTCTTCAAGATGTGTGAATCTAATGAG CTGGACCTCACCttccatttgtttgtgtgtgcactagCTGGGGCAGGAGCTGCAGTCATCGCCATG gtCCATTTCCTGATGGCATTAGCTGCTAACTGGGGCTATCTGAAGGATGCAAGCCGGATGCAGAAGTATGAAGACATCAAGTctaaggaggagcaggagctgcATGACATACACTCTACACGCTCCAAAGAACGCCTCAATGCctacacataa